Proteins encoded within one genomic window of Pyxidicoccus xibeiensis:
- a CDS encoding class I SAM-dependent methyltransferase, whose product MQSGGNIFQFLKREVLVGEHEVFQRTLKEALVGTCDSVLDIGCGSRSPLHSFSHLLPHTVGIDGHAASIERSRAAGIHREYHQMELMDAGKRFGPKSFDAVIALDVIEHFEKPDGFKLLEMMESLARKRVIIFTPNGFLPQDEWDSNVHQVHRSGWEVYDFELRGYRVTGMSGLKPLRGDYALPRIRPLRLGSRLSILTEPLATRFPQYAFQLLAIRDMEAS is encoded by the coding sequence ATGCAATCCGGCGGCAACATCTTCCAGTTCCTGAAGCGCGAAGTGCTCGTCGGCGAGCACGAGGTCTTCCAACGCACCCTGAAGGAGGCGCTGGTCGGCACGTGTGACAGCGTGCTCGACATCGGCTGCGGCTCTCGCTCGCCGCTGCACAGCTTCTCGCACCTGCTCCCGCACACGGTGGGCATCGACGGCCACGCGGCGAGCATCGAGCGCAGCCGCGCGGCCGGCATCCATCGCGAGTACCACCAGATGGAGCTGATGGACGCGGGCAAGCGCTTCGGCCCGAAGAGCTTCGACGCCGTCATCGCGCTGGACGTCATCGAGCACTTCGAGAAGCCGGACGGCTTCAAGCTGCTGGAGATGATGGAGTCGCTGGCGCGCAAGCGCGTCATCATCTTCACGCCCAACGGCTTCCTTCCCCAGGACGAGTGGGACAGCAACGTGCACCAGGTGCACCGCTCCGGCTGGGAGGTCTACGACTTCGAGCTGCGGGGCTACCGCGTCACCGGCATGAGCGGGCTGAAGCCGCTGCGGGGCGACTACGCGCTGCCGCGCATCCGCCCGCTCCGGCTGGGCAGCCGCCTGTCCATCCTCACCGAGCCCCTCGCCACGCGGTTTCCCCAGTACGCCTTCCAGCTCCTCGCCATCCGCGACATGGAAGCGTCCTAG
- a CDS encoding glycosyltransferase family 4 protein: MRILFLNPVGILGGAERALLDLMACLKQQEAGLSLHLLAGTAGPLLDEARALGVDARLQPLPERLSALGDSALRGRGPVEALRFARSLAPTPALLVDYGRTLRREVASIGPDLLHSNGIKTHLLSPFTVGLPLKRVWHIHDFLGERPLVRRALGTLAPLASAAIANSRAVGEDTRQVLGRVPVHVVYNGVDVERFSPGPGDGARLDALAGLAPAPEGTLRVGLIATYARWKGHDVFLEAAAELVRLHPTLPVRFYLVGAPLYRTPGSQFSEDELRRLIASRGLTGRAGLVPFQPEPASVYRALDVFVHASTRREPFGLTIAEALACGRPAIVSRASGAAEGLTDGVDALAVPPGDMDALVVALRTLLEDGALRTRLGEAARSTAVRRYSRERYASEVLAVYRTLVPGR; this comes from the coding sequence GTGCGCATCCTCTTCCTCAACCCGGTGGGCATCCTCGGCGGCGCCGAGCGCGCGCTGCTGGACCTGATGGCGTGCCTGAAGCAGCAGGAGGCGGGGCTGTCGCTCCACCTGCTCGCGGGGACGGCCGGGCCGCTGCTGGACGAGGCGCGTGCGCTGGGGGTGGACGCGCGGCTGCAGCCCCTGCCGGAGCGCCTGTCCGCGCTGGGTGACAGCGCCCTGCGTGGACGGGGGCCCGTAGAGGCGTTGCGCTTCGCGCGCAGCCTGGCACCCACACCGGCGCTGCTGGTGGACTACGGCCGCACCCTGCGCCGGGAGGTGGCCTCCATCGGCCCGGACCTTCTGCACTCCAACGGCATCAAGACGCACCTGCTCAGTCCCTTCACGGTGGGACTGCCGCTGAAGCGGGTGTGGCACATCCATGACTTCCTCGGCGAGCGCCCGCTGGTGCGCCGCGCGCTGGGGACGCTGGCCCCGCTGGCCTCGGCGGCCATCGCCAACTCGCGCGCGGTGGGCGAGGACACGCGGCAGGTGCTGGGCCGGGTGCCGGTGCACGTCGTCTACAACGGCGTGGACGTGGAGCGCTTCTCTCCGGGCCCCGGGGACGGTGCGCGCCTGGATGCGCTGGCGGGGCTGGCTCCCGCGCCCGAGGGCACGCTGCGCGTGGGGCTCATCGCCACGTACGCGCGCTGGAAGGGGCATGACGTCTTCCTGGAGGCGGCCGCGGAGCTGGTGCGCCTGCACCCCACCCTGCCCGTGCGCTTCTACCTGGTGGGGGCGCCGCTGTACCGGACGCCCGGCTCGCAGTTCTCCGAGGACGAGCTGCGGCGGCTCATCGCCTCGCGGGGCCTTACCGGCCGCGCGGGCCTGGTGCCATTCCAGCCGGAGCCCGCGTCCGTGTACCGCGCCCTGGACGTGTTCGTACACGCGAGCACGCGGAGAGAGCCCTTCGGCCTCACCATCGCCGAGGCGCTGGCGTGCGGGCGGCCGGCCATCGTCTCCCGGGCGAGCGGCGCGGCGGAGGGGCTCACCGACGGCGTGGACGCGCTGGCCGTGCCTCCAGGAGACATGGACGCCCTGGTGGTGGCGCTGCGCACGCTGCTGGAAGACGGCGCGCTGCGGACGCGGCTGGGCGAGGCGGCGCGGAGCACCGCCGTGCGGCGGTACTCCCGGGAGCGGTACGCGAGCGAGGTGCTCGCGGTGTACCGGACGCTGGTGCCCGGCCGCTGA
- a CDS encoding glycosyltransferase family 4 protein, producing the protein MPPSLTAPAWHVLTGEYPPQPGGVSDYTRQVALALAHAGREVHVWAPGDAGVRTEDGVTVHRIPGLFTPAGLVRLTRGLDGCPAPRRLLLQYVPHAFGMKAMNVPFCAWFAARRRDERWVFFHEVVYPWSPRAPLRHQVLAGTTRVMLRLVAGAADRVFVSIPAWAEHLPSRVRGLAEWRPVPSTLPSEVTGSAVEAVRSTLGPGPWLGHFGTYGALTAGPLEAVLVPLLRTGGERRALLLGRGSRAFAEGLGARHPEVAGRVVTRDSLASEDVAAHLAACDVLVQPYPDGVSARRTTTMAGLALGRPLVTNTGHLTEPMWRELGAVALVEGTSPGPLVEATERLLADAGARSALGERAAQVYRERFALERTVETLLRPGPMKGSSR; encoded by the coding sequence ATGCCCCCTTCCCTCACCGCTCCCGCCTGGCACGTCCTCACGGGCGAGTACCCGCCCCAGCCCGGCGGCGTCAGCGACTACACGCGACAGGTGGCGCTCGCGCTCGCCCACGCCGGACGCGAGGTCCACGTCTGGGCGCCGGGAGACGCCGGGGTGCGCACGGAGGACGGCGTCACCGTGCACCGCATCCCGGGGCTCTTCACGCCCGCGGGGCTGGTGCGCCTGACACGCGGGCTGGACGGGTGCCCCGCGCCGCGGCGGCTGCTGCTCCAGTACGTGCCGCATGCGTTCGGCATGAAGGCGATGAACGTGCCGTTCTGCGCGTGGTTCGCCGCGAGACGGCGGGACGAGCGCTGGGTGTTCTTCCACGAGGTGGTGTACCCGTGGAGCCCGCGAGCGCCGCTGCGCCACCAGGTGCTCGCCGGCACCACGCGGGTGATGCTGCGGCTGGTGGCTGGCGCGGCGGACCGCGTGTTCGTCTCCATTCCGGCCTGGGCGGAGCACCTGCCGAGCCGGGTGCGCGGCCTCGCGGAGTGGCGGCCCGTGCCCAGCACGCTGCCTTCCGAGGTGACCGGGAGTGCCGTGGAGGCGGTGCGCTCCACGCTGGGGCCCGGGCCGTGGCTGGGACACTTCGGCACCTATGGCGCGCTCACCGCCGGACCGCTGGAGGCGGTGCTGGTGCCGCTGCTCCGGACGGGTGGGGAGCGGCGGGCGCTCTTGCTGGGCCGGGGGAGTCGTGCCTTCGCGGAAGGGCTGGGGGCGCGGCATCCGGAGGTGGCGGGGCGGGTGGTGACGCGGGACTCGCTCGCGTCCGAGGACGTGGCGGCGCACCTGGCGGCGTGTGACGTGCTGGTGCAGCCCTACCCGGATGGCGTGAGCGCGCGGCGCACCACCACCATGGCGGGACTGGCGCTGGGCCGACCGCTCGTCACCAACACCGGGCACCTCACGGAGCCGATGTGGCGGGAGCTGGGCGCGGTGGCGCTGGTCGAGGGCACTTCACCCGGGCCGCTGGTGGAGGCCACCGAGCGGCTCCTGGCCGATGCAGGCGCACGCTCCGCACTGGGCGAGCGGGCCGCACAGGTCTACCGCGAGCGCTTCGCACTGGAGCGCACGGTGGAGACGCTGCTGCGGCCGGGGCCGATGAAGGGAAGCTCCCGGTGA
- a CDS encoding glycosyltransferase, whose product MSRSPTRASPPRLALLMDPREEGWPSMDLVGEALLDGLAAFPTEVSAEAVRPAMPSVARRLPRLGARNAAFNVDRLLTRFGLYPGHALRARGRHDAFHVVDHTYAQLVHALPAERTGVYCHDLDAFRSVLEPQREPRPAWFRLMARAQLAGLERAALVFHSTQAVRSELLARGVVDPARLVWAPYGVSPEYRPEPAPGDRSEDVLAPLGGRPYLLHVGSAIPRKRLDVLFAIFAALRERHPDLQLVQQGGTLNAAQRAQVEALGIGPALLQPPRQERPTLSGLYRRASAVLVTSDAEGFGLPVIEALACGAPVVASDLPVVREVGEDGCTYCPVGDVPTWVETLDSLLTGRQPPPPREARLARAARFTWAAHARTVLEAYLRLLGDART is encoded by the coding sequence ATGAGCCGGAGCCCCACGCGCGCTTCGCCCCCCCGGCTGGCGCTGCTGATGGACCCGCGCGAGGAGGGCTGGCCCAGCATGGACCTGGTGGGCGAGGCGCTCCTGGACGGACTGGCCGCCTTCCCCACCGAGGTATCCGCCGAGGCCGTGCGCCCGGCGATGCCATCCGTAGCGCGCCGTCTGCCGCGCCTGGGGGCTCGCAACGCGGCCTTCAACGTGGACCGCCTCCTCACCCGCTTCGGGCTGTACCCCGGCCACGCGCTGCGCGCCCGCGGCCGCCATGACGCCTTCCACGTGGTGGACCACACCTACGCGCAGCTCGTGCACGCACTGCCGGCCGAACGCACGGGCGTCTACTGCCACGACCTGGACGCCTTCCGCTCCGTGCTGGAGCCCCAGCGCGAGCCGCGCCCGGCCTGGTTCCGCCTCATGGCCCGCGCCCAGCTCGCGGGCCTGGAGCGTGCGGCCCTCGTCTTCCACAGCACCCAGGCGGTGCGCTCGGAGCTGCTCGCGCGCGGCGTGGTGGACCCGGCCCGCCTCGTCTGGGCGCCCTACGGCGTGTCCCCGGAGTACCGCCCGGAGCCAGCGCCGGGTGACCGGAGCGAGGACGTGCTCGCCCCGCTGGGCGGCCGGCCCTACCTCCTGCACGTGGGCAGCGCGATTCCCCGCAAGCGGCTGGACGTGCTCTTCGCCATCTTCGCGGCGCTGCGAGAGCGCCACCCGGACCTGCAACTGGTGCAGCAGGGCGGCACACTGAATGCGGCCCAGCGCGCGCAGGTGGAGGCGCTCGGCATCGGCCCCGCGCTGCTCCAGCCGCCCCGTCAGGAGCGCCCCACGCTGTCGGGCCTGTACCGCCGCGCAAGCGCCGTCCTGGTGACGAGTGACGCGGAGGGCTTCGGGCTCCCCGTCATCGAGGCCCTGGCCTGTGGCGCTCCCGTGGTGGCCAGCGACCTGCCCGTGGTGCGCGAGGTGGGCGAGGACGGCTGCACCTACTGCCCCGTGGGAGACGTGCCCACGTGGGTGGAAACCTTGGACTCGCTGCTCACCGGACGCCAGCCGCCCCCTCCACGCGAGGCCCGCCTGGCCCGTGCCGCGCGCTTCACCTGGGCCGCGCACGCTCGCACCGTGCTGGAGGCATACCTCCGGCTGCTCGGCGACGCGCGGACGTGA
- a CDS encoding serine/threonine protein kinase — MSNLRKCPRCGTAHSAGVTLCPRELAPPVAPSPYEDEEVEATVRRKTPADPAAARPLVLVQGAPAAFEGDESDWEKSVSRDVMVGRQLGDYVVKRRIGAGGMGIVYEGEHPVIGRKVAIKILRPDFAEGGRARDLATEARAAAAIRHRGIIDIFGFGTIPSVGQYLVMEYLDGAPLDEVIHQRSPMMEVEVVTVLDDLLSALGAAHAAGVIHRDLKPGNIYLVRDGSGNEYVKVLDFGLAKRSEAPNSSTPQTRASMMVGTPEYMAPEQACGQEVGPHTDLYAVGVIAFEMLTRRLPFEGPSPMAIAVHHVRTPPPSPSAYVELHPELESLVMRLLAKTPEERPSSAEAVRRELKVILKKLNSDATQLSAPPRVSAPSTVSQEAVAIPAPPPRARTDRQPPQPARRSGRPPSGKGTPVPGAPRRPTPPASLSTLAEEVQSVDSTARDLEAIRPGRPRAVMAAVGAALALAVLGGGWALMSRGGATPAPMPRPLQAGAVAETMPLRDVPPPTEPAEPAEPAEPAAVPAPRDLEVPSSPTAEARTAGTIDTPPQEDVRTVSGQKPLLAATILAKDTQAERTLEEEGTRSTRKGTRLASVTREGRNAAARVGTGRDEPAVREEPPAREGLSRVPARREPNSTEPAPAGMGILKLKVTGYFRHAIIGGTRFGRHHEFNVPAGVHKVELGGNDLLKPYSSNVIIVAGDTTEHHVTLEPIE, encoded by the coding sequence ATGAGCAACCTCCGTAAGTGCCCCCGCTGCGGGACGGCCCACTCCGCGGGTGTCACCCTGTGTCCACGCGAGCTGGCCCCGCCCGTGGCCCCCAGTCCCTATGAAGATGAAGAGGTCGAGGCCACCGTCCGGCGAAAGACTCCGGCGGACCCTGCCGCGGCCCGTCCGCTGGTGCTGGTGCAGGGCGCTCCCGCGGCCTTCGAGGGTGACGAGTCCGACTGGGAGAAGTCCGTCTCGCGCGACGTGATGGTGGGCCGGCAGCTCGGCGACTACGTGGTGAAGCGCCGCATCGGCGCGGGCGGCATGGGCATCGTCTACGAGGGCGAGCACCCGGTCATCGGCCGCAAGGTGGCCATCAAGATCCTCCGCCCGGACTTCGCCGAGGGTGGGCGCGCGCGGGACCTGGCCACGGAGGCGCGCGCGGCGGCGGCCATCCGCCACCGCGGCATCATCGACATCTTCGGCTTCGGCACCATCCCCAGCGTGGGGCAGTACCTGGTGATGGAGTACCTGGACGGCGCCCCGCTGGATGAAGTCATCCACCAGCGCTCGCCCATGATGGAGGTGGAGGTCGTCACGGTGCTGGACGACCTGCTGAGCGCGCTGGGCGCGGCCCATGCGGCCGGCGTCATCCACCGCGACCTCAAGCCGGGCAACATCTACCTGGTGCGCGACGGCAGCGGCAACGAGTACGTGAAGGTGCTCGACTTCGGCCTGGCCAAGCGCAGCGAGGCGCCGAACAGCAGCACGCCGCAGACGCGCGCCAGCATGATGGTGGGCACTCCCGAGTACATGGCGCCGGAGCAGGCGTGTGGCCAGGAGGTGGGCCCGCACACGGACCTGTACGCGGTGGGCGTCATCGCCTTCGAGATGCTGACGCGGCGGCTGCCCTTCGAGGGCCCGTCGCCCATGGCCATCGCCGTGCACCACGTGCGCACGCCGCCGCCGTCGCCCTCCGCCTACGTGGAGCTGCACCCGGAGCTGGAGTCGCTGGTGATGCGGCTGCTGGCGAAGACGCCCGAGGAGCGCCCCTCCTCCGCGGAGGCCGTGCGCCGCGAGCTGAAGGTCATCCTCAAGAAGCTCAACAGCGACGCGACCCAGCTGTCCGCGCCGCCGAGGGTGAGCGCGCCGTCCACCGTCTCCCAGGAGGCCGTCGCCATCCCGGCGCCGCCCCCGCGCGCGCGCACCGACCGTCAGCCGCCGCAGCCCGCGCGCCGCTCCGGGCGTCCGCCGTCGGGGAAGGGCACGCCCGTGCCGGGTGCGCCCCGCCGTCCCACGCCGCCCGCCTCGCTGTCCACCCTGGCCGAGGAGGTCCAGTCCGTGGACTCGACCGCCAGGGACCTGGAGGCCATCCGCCCGGGCCGCCCGCGCGCCGTCATGGCCGCGGTGGGCGCCGCCCTGGCGCTGGCCGTGCTCGGCGGAGGCTGGGCGCTGATGTCCCGGGGCGGGGCCACTCCCGCTCCCATGCCGAGGCCGCTCCAGGCAGGCGCCGTCGCCGAGACGATGCCGCTGCGCGACGTGCCGCCTCCCACCGAGCCTGCCGAGCCTGCCGAGCCTGCCGAGCCCGCTGCGGTGCCAGCGCCGCGCGACCTCGAGGTGCCGTCGTCTCCGACGGCGGAGGCGCGCACCGCGGGCACCATCGACACGCCCCCGCAGGAGGACGTGCGCACGGTGAGCGGGCAGAAGCCCCTGCTGGCCGCCACCATCCTGGCGAAGGACACGCAGGCGGAGCGCACCCTGGAAGAGGAGGGCACCCGCTCCACGCGCAAGGGGACGCGCCTCGCCAGCGTCACGCGCGAGGGCCGCAACGCGGCAGCGCGCGTGGGCACCGGCCGCGACGAGCCGGCCGTCCGCGAGGAGCCGCCTGCTCGCGAGGGGCTGTCGCGGGTGCCGGCGCGCCGTGAGCCGAACTCGACCGAGCCCGCGCCCGCGGGCATGGGCATCCTGAAGCTCAAGGTGACGGGCTACTTCCGCCACGCCATCATCGGCGGCACGCGCTTCGGGCGGCACCACGAGTTCAACGTGCCGGCGGGCGTCCACAAGGTCGAGCTGGGCGGCAATGACCTCCTGAAGCCCTACAGCAGCAACGTCATCATCGTCGCGGGTGACACGACGGAGCACCACGTGACGCTCGAGCCAATCGAGTGA